The following are encoded in a window of Pseudomonas graminis genomic DNA:
- the dbpA gene encoding ATP-dependent RNA helicase DbpA has protein sequence MTNTAFNSLPLSAAMLANLESLGYAEMTPIQAQSLPVIVKGMDLIAQAKTGSGKTAAFGIGLLNPINPRYFGCQALVLCPTRELADQVAKEIRRLARSEDNIKVLTLCGGVSFGPQIGSLEHGAHIIVGTPGRIQQHLRKGSLVLDGLNTLVLDEADRMLDMGFYDAIADIIEQTPKRRQTLLFSATYPVGIKQLASKFMRDPQTVKVEALHADSQIEQIFYEIAPEQRLEAVVRVLDHFRPQSCVAFCFTKQQVQEVVDHLTAKGMSAVGLHGDLEQRDRDQVLAMFANRSTSVLVATDVAARGLDIDGLDMVLNVELARDSEIHIHRVGRTGRAGETGIAVSLVAPGESQRARAVEELQKAPLNWQQYDQLERKEGGKLLPPMTTLCIGSGRKDKLRPGDILGALTGEAGIPGTQVGKIAIFDFQAYVAVERSMAKQALERLNNGKIKGKSLRVRIL, from the coding sequence GTGACTAACACCGCTTTTAACTCACTGCCCCTTTCCGCCGCCATGCTGGCTAACCTGGAGTCCCTTGGTTATGCCGAGATGACGCCGATTCAGGCGCAGAGCCTGCCGGTGATCGTCAAAGGGATGGACCTGATCGCCCAGGCCAAGACGGGCTCTGGCAAGACCGCTGCATTCGGCATCGGCCTGCTCAATCCGATCAATCCGCGTTACTTCGGCTGCCAGGCGCTGGTGCTCTGCCCCACCCGTGAGCTGGCCGATCAGGTGGCCAAGGAAATCCGTCGTCTGGCGCGTTCCGAAGACAACATCAAGGTGCTGACCCTCTGCGGCGGCGTGTCTTTCGGCCCGCAAATCGGCTCGCTGGAGCACGGGGCACACATCATCGTCGGCACGCCAGGGCGCATTCAGCAGCATCTGCGCAAGGGTTCGCTGGTGCTGGACGGCCTGAACACGCTGGTGCTGGACGAAGCCGACCGCATGCTCGACATGGGTTTCTACGACGCCATCGCCGACATCATCGAGCAGACGCCCAAGCGTCGCCAAACCCTGTTGTTTTCCGCTACCTATCCGGTCGGCATCAAGCAGCTGGCCTCGAAATTCATGCGTGACCCGCAGACCGTCAAGGTTGAAGCGCTCCACGCCGACAGCCAGATCGAGCAGATCTTCTACGAAATCGCCCCCGAGCAACGCCTCGAAGCGGTGGTCCGCGTGCTCGATCATTTCCGTCCGCAGTCCTGCGTGGCGTTCTGTTTCACCAAGCAGCAGGTCCAGGAAGTGGTCGATCACCTGACCGCCAAGGGCATGTCTGCCGTCGGCCTGCATGGCGATCTGGAGCAGCGCGACCGCGATCAGGTCCTGGCGATGTTCGCCAACCGCAGCACCTCGGTGCTGGTGGCCACTGACGTCGCTGCGCGCGGTCTGGACATCGATGGTCTGGACATGGTGCTCAACGTCGAGCTGGCGCGGGATTCGGAAATCCACATTCACCGTGTCGGCCGTACCGGTCGTGCGGGTGAGACCGGCATCGCCGTCAGCCTCGTTGCTCCCGGCGAAAGCCAGCGCGCCCGCGCCGTTGAAGAACTGCAGAAAGCGCCGCTCAACTGGCAGCAATACGACCAGCTCGAGCGCAAGGAAGGCGGCAAGCTGCTGCCACCGATGACGACGCTGTGCATCGGTTCCGGCCGCAAAGACAAGCTGCGCCCTGGCGACATTCTGGGCGCGCTGACGGGCGAAGCAGGCATTCCCGGCACTCAGGTCGGCAAGATCGCGATCTTTGATTTCCAAGCCTACGTCGCCGTTGAACGCAGCATGGCCAAACAGGCGCTGGAGCGTTTGAACAACGGCAAGATCAAGGGCAAGTCGTTGCGCGTGCGGATTCTTTAA
- a CDS encoding NAD(P)/FAD-dependent oxidoreductase — MPVTDVVIIGAGAAGLMCAFTAAQRGRKVMLIDHANKPGKKILMSGGGRCNFTNMYTEPANFLSQNPHFCKSALARYTQWDFIELVGKHGVPYHEKKLGQLFCDNKSSDILDLLLAECDAAGVSLHMDTSVQSIEKTETGYLLKTTLGELRCESLVIATGGLSIPTLGATGFGYQVGKQFGHTLLPTRAGLVPFTITDQLKELCTELTGTSVDCLVSCNDVSFRENILFTHRGLSGPAILQISSFWQPGDTVEINLMPDHDAHNWLTEQQSERPNSELKTLLGEIFTKKMANLIAEQWFVSKPMKQYTHAELADIATRLASWQVVPAGTEGYRTAEVTLGGIDTREVSSKTMESLKSPGLYFVGEVLDVSGHLGGFNFQWAWASAYAAAQFV, encoded by the coding sequence TTGCCCGTTACTGACGTTGTGATCATCGGCGCCGGCGCCGCAGGTTTGATGTGTGCATTCACGGCGGCCCAGCGCGGGCGCAAGGTCATGCTGATCGATCACGCCAACAAGCCGGGCAAGAAAATCCTCATGTCGGGGGGCGGTCGCTGCAACTTCACCAACATGTACACCGAGCCTGCCAACTTCCTCTCGCAGAACCCGCACTTCTGCAAGTCAGCGCTGGCCCGCTACACCCAGTGGGATTTCATCGAGCTGGTGGGCAAGCACGGCGTGCCATACCACGAGAAGAAGCTCGGCCAACTGTTCTGCGACAACAAGTCCAGCGACATCCTCGACCTGCTGCTTGCCGAATGCGACGCCGCCGGCGTGAGCCTGCACATGGACACCTCGGTGCAGAGCATCGAGAAAACCGAAACTGGTTACCTGCTGAAAACCACCCTGGGTGAACTGCGCTGCGAGTCGCTGGTGATCGCCACAGGCGGGCTGTCGATTCCGACGCTGGGCGCTACCGGATTCGGTTATCAGGTCGGCAAGCAGTTCGGCCACACCCTTTTGCCCACCCGGGCGGGCCTGGTGCCGTTCACCATCACCGATCAATTGAAAGAGCTGTGCACCGAGCTGACCGGCACGTCGGTCGATTGCCTGGTGAGCTGCAACGACGTCAGCTTTCGCGAGAACATCCTGTTCACCCACCGCGGTTTGAGCGGGCCGGCCATTCTGCAGATTTCGTCATTCTGGCAGCCGGGCGACACGGTCGAAATCAACCTGATGCCCGACCACGACGCCCACAACTGGCTGACCGAGCAACAGTCTGAACGCCCGAACAGCGAGCTGAAGACGCTGCTCGGCGAGATTTTCACCAAGAAAATGGCCAACCTGATTGCCGAGCAATGGTTTGTGTCCAAGCCAATGAAGCAGTACACCCACGCTGAACTGGCCGACATCGCCACCAGACTGGCGAGCTGGCAAGTGGTACCGGCGGGCACCGAAGGGTATCGCACCGCGGAAGTGACACTGGGCGGCATCGACACCCGCGAGGTGTCGTCGAAGACCATGGAATCCCTGAAATCACCGGGGCTGTATTTTGTCGGTGAGGTGCTGGATGTCAGCGGGCATCTAGGCGGCTTCAACTTCCAGTGGGCCTGGGCATCGGCATATGCGGCGGCGCAGTTCGTCTGA
- the betA gene encoding choline dehydrogenase: MEYDYIIIGAGSAGNTLAARLTEDAGVTVLLLEAGGPDYRADFRTQMPAALAFPLQGRRYNWAYETEPEPHMNNRRMECGRGKGLGGSSLINGMCYIRGNAMDYDGWAKNPGLEDWSYLDCLPYFRKAETRDIGPNDYHGGEGPVSVTTPKAGNNPLFAAMVEAGVQAGYPRTDDLNGYQQEGFGPMDRTVTPFGRRASTARGYLDEAKKRSTLTIVTHALTDRILFDKKRAVGVAYLVGDSDTRIEARARKEVLLCGGAIASPQILQRSGVGPAALLKKLDIPVVHDLPGVGENLQDHLEMYLQYACKEPVSLYPSLLWWNQPAIGAEWMFLGKGIGASNQFEAGGFIRSREEFEWPNIQYHFLPVAINYNGSKGVQEHGFQAHVGSMRSPSRGRVQVKSKNPREYPSILFNYMASEQDWQEFRDGIRLTREIMQQPALDQYRGREISPGIDVQSDEQLDTFIREHAETAYHPSCSCKMGTDEMAVVDGQGRVHGMEGLRVVDASIMPLITTGNLNAPTIMMAEKIADKIRGRAPLPRSTADYYVAGDAPVRGKPMREVGPLAQ; encoded by the coding sequence TTGGAATACGACTACATCATCATCGGCGCCGGCTCGGCCGGTAACACCCTGGCAGCCCGTCTCACCGAAGACGCAGGCGTCACTGTGCTGTTGCTTGAGGCAGGCGGCCCGGACTATCGCGCCGACTTCCGCACGCAGATGCCGGCCGCGCTTGCGTTCCCGCTGCAGGGCCGTCGCTACAACTGGGCCTACGAGACCGAGCCAGAGCCGCACATGAACAACCGCCGTATGGAATGCGGTCGCGGCAAGGGCCTGGGTGGCTCTTCGCTGATCAACGGCATGTGCTACATCCGCGGCAACGCCATGGACTACGATGGCTGGGCGAAAAACCCGGGCCTGGAAGACTGGTCCTACCTTGATTGCCTGCCGTACTTCCGCAAGGCAGAAACCCGCGATATCGGCCCGAACGACTACCACGGCGGCGAAGGCCCGGTCAGCGTCACCACGCCCAAGGCCGGCAACAATCCGCTGTTCGCCGCGATGGTTGAAGCAGGCGTGCAAGCCGGTTATCCGCGCACCGACGACCTCAACGGTTATCAGCAGGAAGGTTTCGGCCCGATGGACCGTACCGTCACGCCGTTCGGCCGTCGCGCCAGCACCGCCCGTGGCTATCTGGACGAAGCGAAGAAGCGCTCGACCCTGACCATCGTCACTCACGCGCTGACAGACCGGATTCTGTTCGACAAGAAGCGCGCCGTCGGCGTGGCCTACCTGGTTGGCGACAGCGACACCCGCATTGAAGCGCGCGCTCGCAAGGAAGTCCTGCTGTGTGGCGGCGCCATTGCTTCGCCGCAGATCCTGCAGCGTTCCGGCGTCGGCCCCGCCGCGCTGCTGAAGAAGCTCGACATTCCGGTCGTTCATGATCTGCCGGGCGTTGGCGAGAACCTGCAAGACCACCTGGAAATGTATTTGCAGTACGCCTGCAAGGAGCCGGTCTCGCTGTACCCGTCGCTGCTGTGGTGGAACCAGCCGGCCATCGGCGCCGAGTGGATGTTCCTCGGCAAAGGGATCGGCGCCAGCAATCAGTTCGAAGCAGGCGGTTTCATTCGTTCGCGCGAGGAATTCGAGTGGCCGAATATTCAGTACCACTTCCTGCCGGTCGCGATTAACTACAACGGCAGCAAGGGCGTGCAGGAGCACGGTTTCCAGGCGCACGTGGGTTCGATGCGTTCGCCAAGCCGTGGTCGCGTGCAGGTGAAGTCGAAGAACCCGCGCGAGTACCCGAGCATTCTTTTCAACTACATGGCGTCCGAGCAGGACTGGCAAGAATTCCGCGATGGCATTCGTCTGACCCGCGAAATCATGCAGCAGCCGGCGCTGGACCAATACCGTGGCCGCGAAATCAGCCCGGGAATCGACGTGCAAAGCGACGAGCAGCTGGACACGTTCATCCGTGAGCACGCCGAGACGGCGTATCACCCGTCCTGCTCGTGCAAAATGGGCACCGATGAAATGGCGGTCGTTGACGGTCAGGGCCGTGTGCACGGGATGGAAGGGCTGCGTGTGGTGGATGCGTCGATCATGCCGCTGATCACCACCGGCAACCTCAACGCGCCAACGATCATGATGGCCGAGAAGATTGCCGACAAGATCCGCGGCCGCGCCCCGCTGCCGCGTAGCACCGCCGATTACTACGTCGCAGGCGACGCGCCAGTGCGTGGCAAGCCGATGCGTGAAGTGGGCCCGTTGGCGCAGTAA
- the betB gene encoding betaine-aldehyde dehydrogenase, whose amino-acid sequence MARFELQKLYIDGGYVDASSNATFDAINPANGEVLAQVQRATKEDVERAVVSAEKGQKIWAAMTAMERSRILRRAVDILRERNDELAELETLDTGKAISETKYVDIVTGADVLEYYAGLVPAIEGEQIPLRDTSFVYTRREPLGVTVGIGAWNYPIQIALWKSAPALAAGNAMIFKPSEVTSLTTLKLAEIYTEAGVPDGVFNVLTGAGSDVGSWLTEHPRIEKISFTGGVQTGKKVMASASSSSLKEVTMELGGKSPLIIFDDADLDRAADIAMMANFYSSGQVCTNGTRVFVPSALKSAFEAKILERVKRIRVGNPQDNNINFGPLVSFAHMENVLGYINKGKEEGARLLIGGDRLTEGELANGAFVAPTVFTDCTDEMTIVKEEIFGPVMSILSYDSEEEVIRRANDTEMGLAAGIVTRDLNRAHRVIHQLEAGICWINAWGESDAKMPVGGYKQSGVGRENGISSLAQYTRIKSVQVELGDYASVF is encoded by the coding sequence ATGGCCCGTTTCGAACTGCAAAAACTCTACATCGATGGCGGCTACGTAGACGCCAGCAGCAACGCGACTTTCGACGCCATCAACCCGGCCAATGGCGAAGTCCTGGCCCAGGTGCAGCGCGCGACCAAAGAAGACGTCGAACGCGCCGTTGTCAGCGCTGAAAAGGGCCAGAAAATCTGGGCCGCCATGACCGCCATGGAGCGCTCGCGCATTCTGCGTCGTGCTGTCGACATCCTGCGTGAGCGCAACGATGAGCTGGCCGAGCTTGAAACCCTCGACACCGGCAAGGCGATCTCCGAAACCAAATACGTCGACATCGTCACCGGCGCCGACGTGCTGGAGTACTACGCCGGCCTGGTGCCTGCCATCGAAGGCGAGCAGATTCCGCTGCGTGACACCTCATTCGTCTACACCCGCCGCGAGCCGTTGGGCGTCACCGTCGGCATCGGCGCGTGGAACTACCCGATCCAGATCGCCCTGTGGAAGTCCGCCCCTGCGCTGGCAGCCGGCAACGCGATGATCTTCAAGCCAAGCGAAGTCACCTCGCTGACCACGCTGAAACTGGCCGAAATCTACACCGAAGCAGGTGTGCCGGACGGCGTGTTCAACGTGTTGACGGGCGCCGGCAGCGACGTCGGCAGCTGGCTGACCGAGCACCCGCGCATTGAGAAGATCTCGTTCACTGGCGGCGTGCAGACCGGCAAGAAAGTCATGGCCAGCGCGTCGAGCTCGTCGCTCAAGGAAGTGACCATGGAGCTGGGCGGCAAGTCCCCGCTGATCATTTTCGACGACGCCGATCTGGATCGCGCCGCCGACATCGCGATGATGGCCAACTTCTACAGCTCGGGTCAGGTCTGCACCAACGGTACTCGCGTGTTCGTGCCGAGCGCCCTGAAATCTGCCTTCGAAGCGAAAATCCTTGAGCGCGTCAAACGCATCCGCGTCGGCAACCCCCAGGACAACAACATCAACTTCGGCCCGCTGGTGAGCTTCGCGCACATGGAAAACGTGCTCGGCTACATCAACAAGGGCAAGGAAGAAGGCGCGCGCCTGCTAATCGGCGGCGACCGTCTGACCGAGGGCGAGCTGGCCAATGGAGCGTTCGTTGCCCCGACCGTGTTCACCGATTGCACCGATGAGATGACCATCGTCAAAGAGGAAATCTTCGGCCCGGTCATGAGCATCCTCAGCTACGACAGCGAAGAAGAAGTGATCCGCCGCGCCAACGACACCGAGATGGGTCTGGCCGCCGGTATCGTGACCAGGGACCTGAACCGCGCACACCGCGTGATCCATCAACTGGAAGCCGGTATCTGCTGGATCAACGCTTGGGGCGAGTCCGACGCGAAGATGCCGGTCGGTGGCTACAAGCAGTCAGGCGTGGGCCGCGAGAACGGCATCAGCTCGCTGGCGCAGTACACCCGCATCAAGTCTGTGCAGGTCGAGCTGGGCGATTACGCGTCGGTGTTCTAA
- a CDS encoding TldD/PmbA family protein — MFDFSAQLKQRFAALQSSAPFFSLRYVKQTSQHLSVRKNVAEPPQLSIDEGAMLTVRVNGVEAYAATNDLSQRGLQTALEQAETQARQLAPHSLLDLRDHAVATAHADYLSPNLQHAFPSLSDCYALLNAESASVPRDERLVNWQVSLGLENVEQIYLNNFGAEIRQAQRFVFPGLTVTAYDGQDSQTRSLGRENFGQQGGAEVIASCGIIGAAVNVADQALQLVMAPNTPFGPRDLLLTPDQMTLQIHESIGHPLELDRILGDERNYAGTSFVKASDFGSLQYGSSLLNVTFDPEIPEQLASYSFDDDGTPASKQFLIKDGLLVRPLGGALSQYRSGMEGVANSRASSWNRAPIDRMANLNIEPGDKSMAQLIGGIEHGILMSTNRSWSIDDARNKFQFGCEWGQLIENGELKGVVKNPNYRAISAQFWRNLSAVGDASTFKVLGTPNCGKGEPNQVIRVGHASPACVFAGVDVFGGDA; from the coding sequence ATGTTCGACTTTTCCGCTCAGCTCAAGCAGCGGTTCGCCGCCCTGCAGAGCAGCGCCCCGTTTTTTTCCCTGCGTTATGTCAAACAGACCAGCCAGCATCTGTCGGTGCGCAAGAACGTCGCCGAGCCGCCACAGCTCAGCATCGACGAGGGCGCGATGCTGACCGTGCGTGTCAATGGTGTCGAAGCCTACGCGGCCACCAACGACCTCTCCCAGCGCGGACTTCAAACGGCGCTGGAACAGGCGGAAACTCAAGCGCGGCAACTGGCCCCGCATTCGCTCCTTGACCTGCGCGACCATGCTGTCGCCACCGCCCACGCCGATTACCTTTCGCCCAATCTGCAACATGCGTTTCCATCGCTCAGTGATTGCTACGCCCTGCTCAATGCCGAATCGGCGTCGGTGCCGAGGGACGAACGTCTGGTCAACTGGCAGGTGAGCCTGGGGCTTGAGAACGTCGAGCAGATTTACCTGAACAACTTCGGTGCCGAAATCCGTCAGGCCCAGCGCTTCGTCTTCCCTGGTCTGACCGTCACGGCCTACGACGGGCAGGATAGCCAGACCCGCAGCCTCGGCCGCGAGAATTTCGGCCAGCAAGGCGGCGCGGAAGTCATCGCGTCGTGCGGGATCATCGGTGCGGCGGTCAACGTCGCCGATCAGGCGCTGCAACTGGTCATGGCGCCGAACACGCCCTTCGGCCCGCGTGATCTGCTGCTGACGCCCGACCAGATGACCCTGCAAATCCACGAATCCATCGGCCACCCGCTGGAGCTGGACCGCATCCTCGGCGATGAGCGCAACTACGCAGGGACCAGCTTCGTCAAAGCCAGCGACTTCGGCAGCCTGCAATACGGCTCAAGCCTGCTCAACGTGACCTTTGATCCTGAAATCCCCGAGCAACTGGCGAGCTACAGCTTTGATGACGACGGCACGCCGGCGAGCAAGCAATTCCTGATCAAGGATGGCTTACTGGTAAGGCCTCTGGGCGGCGCGCTGTCGCAATACCGCAGCGGCATGGAAGGCGTCGCCAACAGCCGCGCGTCCAGCTGGAACCGCGCGCCCATCGACCGCATGGCCAACCTCAATATCGAGCCAGGCGACAAGTCGATGGCGCAGCTCATTGGCGGCATCGAGCACGGTATTTTGATGAGCACCAACCGCTCGTGGTCGATCGACGATGCGCGCAACAAATTCCAGTTCGGCTGCGAGTGGGGCCAGTTGATCGAGAACGGCGAGCTCAAGGGCGTGGTGAAAAACCCGAACTACCGCGCGATCTCCGCCCAGTTCTGGCGCAACCTCAGCGCGGTCGGCGACGCCAGCACCTTCAAGGTCCTCGGCACGCCCAACTGCGGCAAAGGCGAACCCAATCAAGTGATCCGCGTGGGGCACGCCTCGCCCGCTTGCGTGTTCGCGGGCGTTGATGTTTTCGGAGGTGACGCATGA
- the mdtD gene encoding multidrug transporter subunit MdtD, whose translation MPTSTPQLDARTLRWMPWVIAIAFFMQSLDGTILNTALPSMAGSLAENPLRMQSVIIAYMLTIALLIPASGWISDRFGIKRIFFSAILLFSFGSLLCAVSNSLGMLVGARVIQGLGGALMMPVGRLIVLRAYPRTELVRTLSFITMPALLGPLMGPTVGGWLVEYLSWHWIFLINLPVGILGCFAVRKFIPDLQGGGRTRFDLVGFGLFGASMVLITIAMEGLGELDLPHLRVVMLLFGGMACLAAYWLRASHVEAPLFSAQLFKTRSFAVGIMGNLFARLGSGALPFLLPLMLQVALGYSPSHAGMSMIPLALAAMFAKPLATKAIERLGYRIVLTGNTMLLGILLASMALVTADTPYWLLLVHLAFLGGVNSLQFSAMNAVTLIDLDDASAASGNSLLSVVAQLSLSLGVACAAALLGGFSDDVATGEVSDVLGAFQLTFLCVGVLAMLAASIFLQLSPRMAPEAPARKPQPEPEIEA comes from the coding sequence ATGCCGACCTCTACCCCGCAGCTGGACGCCCGCACCCTGCGCTGGATGCCATGGGTCATCGCCATCGCCTTCTTCATGCAAAGCCTGGACGGCACGATCCTTAACACCGCGCTGCCATCCATGGCCGGCTCGCTGGCGGAAAACCCGCTGCGTATGCAGTCGGTGATCATCGCTTACATGCTGACCATCGCCCTGCTGATTCCGGCGTCGGGCTGGATTTCCGACCGCTTCGGCATCAAGCGCATCTTTTTCAGCGCCATCCTGCTGTTCAGCTTTGGCTCGTTGCTGTGCGCGGTGTCCAACTCCCTCGGCATGCTAGTCGGCGCACGGGTGATTCAGGGCCTCGGCGGTGCGTTGATGATGCCGGTCGGCCGGCTCATCGTGTTGCGCGCCTACCCCCGGACCGAGCTGGTTCGCACTCTGAGTTTCATCACCATGCCCGCCCTGCTTGGCCCGCTGATGGGCCCGACAGTCGGCGGCTGGCTGGTGGAATACCTGAGCTGGCACTGGATCTTCCTGATCAACCTGCCGGTGGGGATTCTCGGGTGCTTCGCAGTGCGCAAGTTCATCCCCGATCTTCAGGGTGGCGGACGTACGCGTTTTGATCTGGTGGGGTTCGGCTTGTTCGGCGCGTCGATGGTGCTGATCACCATTGCAATGGAAGGTCTCGGTGAACTGGACCTGCCGCACTTGCGGGTGGTGATGTTGCTGTTCGGCGGCATGGCCTGTCTCGCCGCGTACTGGTTACGCGCCAGTCACGTAGAAGCGCCGTTGTTCTCCGCTCAGCTGTTCAAAACTCGTAGCTTTGCGGTGGGCATCATGGGCAATCTGTTTGCCCGACTGGGCAGCGGCGCCCTGCCCTTCCTGCTACCGCTGATGTTGCAAGTCGCCCTGGGTTACTCGCCTTCACATGCGGGCATGAGCATGATTCCCCTGGCGCTCGCGGCGATGTTCGCCAAGCCGCTGGCGACCAAAGCCATTGAGCGACTGGGGTATCGCATCGTGCTGACCGGCAACACGATGCTGCTGGGCATTTTGCTGGCGAGCATGGCGCTGGTCACTGCCGACACGCCGTACTGGCTGCTGCTGGTTCATCTGGCGTTTCTGGGAGGGGTCAACTCGCTGCAGTTCTCGGCGATGAACGCAGTGACGCTGATCGATCTCGATGACGCCAGTGCCGCCAGCGGCAACAGCTTGCTGTCGGTGGTCGCGCAGTTGTCGTTGAGTCTCGGCGTCGCCTGCGCGGCCGCGTTGCTGGGCGGATTCAGCGACGATGTGGCAACGGGGGAAGTCAGCGACGTGCTCGGTGCGTTCCAGCTGACCTTCCTGTGTGTCGGCGTGCTGGCGATGCTGGCAGCGTCGATCTTCCTGCAACTGTCGCCACGCATGGCCCCCGAGGCACCGGCGCGCAAACCACAACCGGAGCCCGAGATCGAGGCGTGA
- a CDS encoding TldD/PmbA family protein: MSHQAQFKALAQWLHGAVIADERYTLSYDAEASDFIRFNHAKVRQAGHVQQASVTFKLIAAGRHANLSLTLSGDGEVDQQRLSDALLQLRETLTLLPEDPYLQLNEEAWQSSNVQETPLPDSAHVVEQIAQLGEGLDLVGIYAAGPIYRGFASSSGALGWHQANSFNFDWSLFHENGQAVKANYAGHTWTDDGFARRFALAREQLAFLGRPAHALAPGQYRAYLAPAALEEVIGMLCWGGFSAQSLADKTSPLQRLYDGHATLNPLVSLSEQVSGSLSPAFSGEGYPRMDLSLVAGGVARDRMIDSRSAAEYGLVANGAGWGESPSALSMDGGSLALDEVLKALGTGLYISNLWYLNFSDRTAGRITGMTRFATFWVEDGQIKAPVNTMRFDDSIFSLLGTALEQLTTERELLLSTSTYSQRQTASSLLPGALLSGLTLTL, translated from the coding sequence ATGTCCCATCAAGCGCAATTCAAGGCCCTGGCACAATGGCTGCACGGCGCGGTCATCGCCGACGAGCGTTACACCTTGAGCTACGACGCCGAAGCGTCGGACTTCATCCGTTTCAACCACGCCAAGGTGCGTCAGGCCGGCCACGTGCAGCAAGCCAGCGTGACCTTCAAGCTGATCGCCGCAGGCCGCCACGCCAACCTGAGCCTTACGCTGTCGGGCGATGGCGAGGTGGATCAACAACGCCTGAGCGACGCCCTGCTTCAACTGCGCGAGACCCTGACGCTGCTGCCGGAAGACCCTTATCTGCAACTGAACGAAGAGGCCTGGCAGAGCAGCAACGTGCAAGAGACGCCGTTGCCAGACAGTGCACATGTGGTCGAGCAGATCGCGCAACTGGGCGAAGGGCTGGATCTGGTCGGCATCTACGCGGCCGGTCCGATTTATCGCGGCTTCGCCAGTTCAAGCGGTGCGCTGGGCTGGCACCAGGCCAACAGCTTCAATTTCGACTGGAGCCTGTTCCACGAGAACGGGCAGGCGGTGAAAGCCAACTACGCCGGGCACACGTGGACCGACGACGGTTTTGCGCGGCGCTTCGCCCTGGCCCGTGAGCAACTGGCGTTTCTTGGCCGCCCGGCGCACGCCCTCGCCCCCGGGCAATACCGCGCTTACCTGGCGCCTGCCGCGCTGGAAGAAGTCATCGGTATGCTGTGCTGGGGAGGTTTCTCTGCACAGTCGCTGGCCGACAAGACCAGTCCCTTGCAGCGGCTGTACGACGGCCACGCCACGCTGAATCCGTTGGTGAGTTTGAGCGAGCAGGTCAGCGGCTCGTTGTCCCCTGCGTTTTCCGGTGAAGGTTATCCGCGCATGGACCTGTCACTGGTGGCCGGGGGCGTGGCCCGGGATCGCATGATCGACTCGCGCAGCGCCGCCGAATACGGCCTTGTCGCCAACGGCGCAGGCTGGGGCGAGTCACCGAGCGCGCTGAGCATGGACGGCGGTTCACTGGCGCTGGATGAAGTGTTGAAAGCGCTGGGCACGGGCCTGTACATCAGCAACCTGTGGTACCTGAATTTCTCGGACCGCACCGCCGGGCGCATCACCGGGATGACCCGCTTCGCCACGTTCTGGGTCGAAGACGGGCAGATCAAGGCGCCGGTCAACACCATGCGCTTCGACGACAGTATCTTCAGCCTGCTGGGCACGGCACTGGAACAACTGACCACAGAAAGGGAACTCCTGCTGTCGACGAGCACCTACAGTCAGCGCCAGACCGCCTCGAGTCTGCTGCCCGGCGCGCTGCTGAGCGGGTTGACGCTGACGCTGTAA
- the betI gene encoding transcriptional regulator BetI has translation MPKVGMQPIRRQQLIQATLTAVDQVGMGDASIALIAKLAGVSNGIISHYFQDKNGLIAATMRHLMNALIASVAERRRALNDDSPRAHLKVIIEGNFDSSQVNGPAMKTWLAFWATSMHSPSLHRLQRINDHRLYSNLCCQFRRALPLDEARSAARGLAALIDGLWLRGALSGDAFDTEQAQRIAYEYMDFQLAKAPS, from the coding sequence ATGCCCAAGGTCGGTATGCAACCCATTCGGCGTCAGCAGTTGATCCAGGCCACCCTGACGGCGGTCGATCAGGTCGGGATGGGCGATGCCAGCATTGCGCTGATCGCCAAACTGGCAGGGGTCTCCAACGGCATCATCAGTCACTACTTTCAGGACAAGAACGGCCTGATCGCAGCGACGATGCGCCACTTGATGAACGCGCTGATCGCCAGCGTCGCCGAGCGGCGCCGGGCATTGAACGACGACAGCCCGCGGGCTCACCTGAAAGTGATCATCGAGGGCAACTTCGATTCCAGTCAGGTCAACGGTCCGGCGATGAAAACCTGGCTCGCCTTCTGGGCAACCAGCATGCATTCGCCCTCGCTGCACAGGCTGCAGCGGATCAACGATCACCGTCTGTATTCCAACCTCTGCTGCCAGTTCCGTCGCGCATTGCCGTTGGATGAAGCACGCAGCGCAGCCCGCGGGCTCGCGGCCTTGATCGACGGCTTATGGCTGCGCGGCGCGCTTTCCGGCGACGCCTTCGACACCGAACAAGCGCAACGGATCGCCTACGAGTACATGGACTTTCAACTGGCAAAAGCGCCGAGCTGA